The DNA region GGAtatcttttatttaataaaagcaGTCACTTCTAAGTCAAATCTATGGATCTAATTCCAAATGTAACATTGGCATTTTTATTAACAGCCAGCTGATCAGAATTAACATGGACATTAAAAAGAATATTAAAAGCTATGGAAAGGACAGGAGAGCTCACCGGCAACTGGTGAGAAGTGCCAGTATGCTGGAAGAAGTCCCAGTATGCAAACGGGCAAAAGTTAGACATACTGTGCACTGGTGCATATTGGCCCATTTAAAGCACTGTCTCAACAGCAAAACCCAACCCAGAATTCTTACATGCTGCAATTATAagtgtttttaattgaaaatggTGCAGTCTGGATTAGAGATGGAACAGAAGATGTAATGAAGCAAAGGTACtgagacatatccttcaaaattaaagtacagcacctttttttttttttttgcctcagaACCAATGCTCTAGAGGGCTCAtccaaaagtgaaaataaaacgCAATTATGTGCAATagttcattttcactgacattCTCACTTTTGTATCTTTGTGTAATAAATGGGTAGATAGTTCATAATTCCTGTTATATTACAACAGTATAGTAGGTATAATCCAAAAGGTTTAATCTTTACAAGGATTTCCAACTATTTTACTgtaaagaacttttttttttgtgctggtGCCCCTCTGCATAAAGCAGGTGCCCTATTTCTGCCCTTGCCCTTAAAAATCCTGAGTCCACCACTCTGGCCCGTTCACTCATACATGTTTATGTATGTGGACCTCAGTGAAAAACGTTTGAAGGCCCCTGAGAAAGACCCTATCCAACCTGGAtttgaaccagcaaccttcttgttGTGATGAAGGTGCTAGAAATATGGAGCCCTAAGTTTAACGCAACAGGGGGTAATTATTATGAATTAAACATACATTAAATTGATGCTACTTGGCCACaatcaaatatttttccatTGAATTTACTTGTAATTGGGTAGATTTACAGTTAATCACGTCAGGAATGTAAATACTTAATCTGCTTAGCATTTTGTCTGTTGGGATATGCAAATGCATTTGAATGAATGGCCTCattagcattaatgctaatGTTCAAGTATTAGAGGGTCAGTGTACAGTATGAGTGCCTCTTAGGGAGCAATGACCGTGAAAGGGTGTAAGAGGTCAGATTGGGCCACAGACATGCTGAAGTATCTGTCTGGTCATCTGACTCAGGACAGTTTCGGGTGACGGCTCCTTTAAGAAAGCGGAACTGAGCGTCGCCGTTTGACGCGCTGAGGATGTGGTGGGCAGGAAACGCCGTGCAAGAGCAAAGCACAGACACGATCACGCTACTTCTTCCCAGCAGCAGCGTTTGCACAATACAGTGCGATCAAAATGCGCTTTAATCCGCCACGCTGATGTCCAGGAGCGGTAGGATCCGTCTCCGCGGCCGTCGCAGAGGATTTGCCGGTTTGGGGCTTGACTGCTAGCCGTGCGAGAGGGCAGCCTTCCCAGCCTGCTCGCTCTGAAAACATCGGGGCTGGTCAGCGGgtgggagagagaaagagagagagaggaggcttCGTCGCCGAAAAAAGGAGGTgtctgctttttttccttttctccccCCTTACATCACCCACCCCAGCCATGAGGGAGTACAAAGTGGTTGTTTTGGGGTCAGGGGGAGTCGGCAAATCCGCGCTGACGGTGCAGTTCGTGACGGGCTCCTTCATCGAGAAGTACGACCCCACGATAGAGGATTTCTACCGGAAGGAGATCGAGGTGGACTCGTCACCGTCCGTGCTGGAGATCCTCGATACCGCAGGGACCGAGCAGTTCGCCTCCATGAGAGACCTGTACATCAAAAACGGCCAGGGCTTTATTCTGGTCTACAGCTTGGTCAACCAGCAGAGCTTCCAGGACATCAAGCCCATGAGAGACCAGATCATCCGGGTGAAGAGGTACGAGAGGGTGCCTATGATCCTGGTGGGGAACAAGGTGGACctggagggggagagagaggtgTCTTCCGGGGAAGGCAAGGCGCTGGCGCAGGACTGGAGCTGTCCCTTTATGGAAACTTCCgccaaaaataaaagctcagtCGATGAACTGTTTGCAGAAATAGTCAGACAGATGAACTACACAACAGTTCCCAGTGGTGGCGACCAGTGCTGCTCATGTGTCCTGCtctaaaaacaaacaccaaGACTACATCCGGGCTGGATTCGTGCTTCTAACTCGTCCTGCAGGCTTCTCTCTCCTCACACTGCTGTCTTATTGTTGCACACAAAAATCGATGATGACAACAATCGATCATGTATAATAGTctggaaaaaaagtgtttacatGACAAAGTTACTTGAatgttttgggatttttttataGCTTTGTATGACACTTCTCTGGAAATGTGCCTCAATGGGAATGTCTTATTGTGAAACCTAAGAAACATCTGctattgtttttgttcattatagTGGGTTTATTTTGTAAAGTTGTATATTGTTACATCCTCTGGGCTGGGTCCATTTGTCTTGGAGCTATCAGCGTTGTTGGATTGGTTATTTTTTGGGATCTTTACGGCTTAAATTACAGAGCAGGAAACTTGAAAGTGCTTAAAAATCTTACGCTCTTAAACGTATCAATCACCACTCAAGCCTTTGCACAGGTTACTTAAATCTGATCAACATAACTGACTCCACACCCGCTGTATTTGACGCCGTCTGTGGTGGTGTGTTTCTCGACATATATTTCCCCTTCTTTAATGTGGTGAGAGAGGATTTATCATGGATCTTGCACTTAGCTGACGGTGTCTCTCCTCAGTGTGCAAACGAGGACCTTAGTGCGTTCCTGTCGCTGCATGGGGAACGCCACAACCCCATGGCAAGTGCCTTCCCGAGAAAAATTCCTGTGACTGTGCCAACTGATGAGCCCTTCTTCCTCTGCAGTGCGTCTTGATGGCAATCAGAACTTTTTTAA from Cheilinus undulatus linkage group 13, ASM1832078v1, whole genome shotgun sequence includes:
- the LOC121519797 gene encoding ras-related protein Rap-2b-like, with the protein product MREYKVVVLGSGGVGKSALTVQFVTGSFIEKYDPTIEDFYRKEIEVDSSPSVLEILDTAGTEQFASMRDLYIKNGQGFILVYSLVNQQSFQDIKPMRDQIIRVKRYERVPMILVGNKVDLEGEREVSSGEGKALAQDWSCPFMETSAKNKSSVDELFAEIVRQMNYTTVPSGGDQCCSCVLL